The genomic window AAGAGCTAACTCCTTTATATAAGAAAATAGCTGAAGAAGGACATGCTCTTGCTAATCATACTTATAGTCATAATTATAAAACTATATATTCCTCTGTTAATAATTTTGAAAATGATATTAAAAAACTTGATAAATTCTTAACTCAAATTACAGGCAAAGAACCTACTCATGTATTTAGATTCCCAGGAGGATCTAATAATACAGTAAGTAGAAAATATGGTGGCAAAACAATAATGAAAGACATTATAAAAGAAATGGATAAAGAAGGCTATGTATATTTTGATTGGAACGTAGATTCTACAGACGCATCAGCATTTCGTCAAAATAAAGATAAAATTGTTAGTTCTGTAATAAATCAAAGTAAACATACTAACAAAGCTGTTGTACTTATGCATGATCTAAATCCTAAAACCACAACGGTCCAAGCCTTACCAGAAATTATAAACGGTCTTAAAGCACAAGGATTTGTTTTTGATGTAATGTCTAAGAATTCACCTCAAACTCAATTTGTAAAAGTAAACAATGTAAAATAATACCTAGGTTTCTAAGATTCAAGTTTTAATTTAATCTGAATCTTAGAAACCTTTATTTACATGATTGTAGCCCCCCCTGTATTTTAAATAAATAAGTGATTCACACAAAATCCAAATTTTAGTTCACTAATTAAATTTTGTATATCTAAAAACAAGAGCCTTAGTTACAAAGCCTTTACTCTACTCTTATTAATAATTAATTGAATAAATTCCTCTATAAACTTTTTTTCTTCTTCATTTATTCTTTTATCTCCCATATCCCCAGAGTAATGTATTAATCCATAAGCCGGACTACTCTTAATATTATCTAAGTTAGCTGGAACAGGAACAGACATCATACCTAAATGTTGGCCAAAAGTATTTATTGCTTTAAGACAAACATCACCACTTCCTTCAGAATTACCACAAGAAGTAAAAGCTATTAATCTTTTACCAAATAAACTAGCATCTTTCCATAATGGAGAAAAAGAATCCATAAAAGCTTTCATTTCTGCAGACACATTTCCAAAATAGGTTGGACATCCTAAAAAAATATAATCACTTTCTAAAACTTTATCTAAACTAACAATAGGAACTTGTACAATTTCTTCTAAATAGTCATTTACAACAGGAAATTTTTTCGATAGTTCTACTAAATCATCATCTTTAACTCTAAAAATCTCTACATCTGCTCCGTTTTTTCTCAAATTGTAATATATATTTCTAGCCATTAAATAAGTATTACCACAAACACTATGAAAAATAACAATAGCTTTCATAACTTACCTCCATTATATTCTATTTTATATGTATATTATATGAAACAACCTAGTTATTATCAAACAAACTATACTGTATTTACACTATTTCTCATAAGTAATTGTATTATTTAATGTATTCCAAATTTTTCACACCTATAAAAAACTTTATGTTACCATTTAATTGAGGAAATTGCATAATTAAAAACTTAGAATGCGAAATGTAAGTTTTGTCCCATGTTTACAACCCTGAATAACAGATTCTAACCCTAAAAAGATAAATTTTTCAAGCATTGAACAATAAAACTTGCATGTAACTATGCATTTCGCAAATTATGCAATTTCCTCAATTATCTATTTTAAGTAACATATTTATAGAATAAAAAAGCTGCACATATAAATTTAATTATCTATATGATACAGCTTATAAGAGTTTTTATTTTAATTCTTTTTTCTTAAGCTCATTACTCAACTTTAAGTTTTCACTATAATCAACACTACAATCAATAATAGCAGGAACATTTTGAGCAAGTGCTTCTTTAAGGATAGGAACTAATTCCTCTGCTTTATTTACTCTGTAACCTTTTAATCCCATAGATTCAGCATACTTAACGAAATCAGGATTAGTAAAATCAACAAAAGCACATTCTCCAAATTGTTCTTCTTGTTTCCATTTTATTAATCCATAGTTAGAGTCATTAAATATTAAAGTTACAAATGGAGTGCCTATTCTAAGAGCTGTCTCTAATTCTTGGCTATTCATCATAAATCCACCATCACCAGTAACAGCTACAACTTTTTTATCTGGATTCACAAGTTTTGCCCCTACTGCTCCTGGAATAGCTATACCCATAGAAGCAAATCCATTTGAAATAATACATGTGTTTGGCTTTAAACAATGATAGTGTCTAGCTACCCACATTTTATGAGCTCCTACATCAGAAACAACTATATCATCTTCTCCCATAACTTGACGTAAATCATAAAGTATCTTTTGAGGTTTCATAGGGAAACTGGCGTCATCTTTATAAGATTCATACTCATTTACTAACTTTTCTTTTATTTCTAATGCATATTGAGGTGTCTCTTGTCTACTAGAACGTCTTGTTATTTCATAAAGCGAATCTGCTATATCTCCAACTACCTCTACTTTTGGGATGTAACACTTATTAATTTCTGCTTTTTCTGAACTTATATGAATTATTTCTATTTCTCCATTAGGATTCCATTTTTTAGGAGCGTATTCTATTATATCATATCCTACTGCAATTACTAAATCTACTTTTTCCAAAATGCGGTTTACATAGTCACGTTGTGCAAGTCCTATACTCCAAAGTGATAATGGGTGAGTGTATGGTATTACTCCTTTTCCCATAAAAGTATTGGCAACAGGAATGTTAAGTCTATTTACCATATCTAATAAAGCAGTGCTAGCATTTGCTCTTATTGCTCCATTTCCAACAAGAATAACTGGGTTTTTAGCTCTTGAAATTGCAATAGCAGCCTTTTCAATACTACTATAAGAAGCAAATCCATTTTCTAAATCTCCATGTTTTAATGGCTTACCTTCCGCTGGCATAGCAGCAATGTTTTGAGGTAGATCTATATGAACAGCGCCTGGCTTCTCACTGGATGCCATTTTAAAACCTTTTCTTATGATTTCAGGTGCTGTATCTGGTCTTACTACTTGCCTATTCCACTTAGTTACAGGAGCAAACATAGCCACTAAATCTAAATATTGATGTGACTCTACATGCATTCTATCTGTACCAGCCTGACCTGTTATAGCTACTAATGGTGCTCCATCCAAGTTAGCATCTGCAACACCTGTCATTAGATTAGTTGCCCCTGGTCCTAATGTGGAAAGACATACTCCAGGTTTTCCAGTTAGTCTTCCATAAACATCAGCCATGAAAGAAGCTCCTTGCTCATGACGTGTTGTAACAAATCTTATAGTAGAGTTTTTTAATGCATTCATAAAAGTGAGATTTTCTTCACCAGGAATACCAAAAATATACTCTACGCCCTCATTTTCTAAGCATTTAACCATTAACTCTGCAGTATTACACTGTTTTTCATTATTTTCTGGTTCTGGTTGGTTTTTCATAAACTTCCTCCTAAGCTATTACACATATAAATATAAAATTCGCATACATAATAGCACACTCAGTAAATAAATTCAATAAAAATGTAATTACCTAGTCAAGTATAAGAAATTTTTTTGTTTTATTTCCTTCTACTCACACCATTGTACGTACTATTACATATACGGCGATTCATTAAAAATTATGTATTAGCTGATATCTCTTAGATATGATTTTATAACCAAAATTTTGAATATATTTATTATTTACTATAAACGTATATTTTAATTAACAGAGTTTTATAACACATAAAAAAACAACAGTTTATTGCAAACTGCTGTCTAATAAATATATACTTTTAAAAAATTTCTATTTCTTGTATACTTATAGTAAAATTGTATCCACGATAATATTCTACTGCTTTAAATAATGCATTTCTTTACATATCCACAATTTTTGTGAAGAAGTTCTTTTGCTTTATTGATTTCTAAATCTGTCTTTATAACTACTATGCTTAATTTCACATCATTATTTGTAGCCTTCAATACTTTGTCAATAGTTATATCATCCGCATCTGTAGTTAATTTAAGTATTCTTTTAGCTCTTGCTCCAAGCTTTTCATTAGAAGTTTGTACATCAACCATTAAATTATTATATACTTTTCCTAATTTGATCATAGTTCCAGTAGAAAGCATATTAAGCACCATTTTTTGTGCTGTACCACATTTCATTCTTGTAGAACCAGTGACTGCCTCTGGTCCCACTAAAACCGTTATAGGTATATGGGCAATGTTTGCCATTTCACTATTTGGACTCATGGTAACACTTAACACTCTAGCTCCTACTTTCTTGCCATATTCCATAGCTCCTATAACATAAGGAGTCCTACCTGATGCGGCAATGCCACAAACTACATCCAAATTGCTTAGATTCTTTTTGGAGATTTCTTTAGCTCCAAGCTCCTTATTATCCTCAGCTCCTTCAACTGCTTTAAAAATAGCTACATTTCCTCCTGCTATTATTCCTTGCACAAGCTCATCACTAACCCCATATGTAGGAGGACATTCAGAAGCATCTAATATTCCTATTCTTCCACTTGTTCCAGCTCCTACATATATAAGTCTTCCACCTCTTCTTAACCTTTCAGCTATAGCATCTACTGCCTTTGCTATGTTCTCTTTTTCTTTTTCTACAGCCTCAGCTACTTTTTTGTCTTCTTTATTTATCATTTCTATCATTTCAAGTGTACTTACACTATCGATATTTGTAGTATCTTTGTTTATCTGTTCTGTTGCAAGTTTTGATAGCTCCTCAGTATTCATTTTCATATCTCCTATTACTTTGTAAATTTAAATTTTTGCCACGGTTCTACATAATTAAGTAAAAAAAGGTCCTTTCCCGAAATATTTCCAACTATATTTGTTCTTCCAAAGTTTTTCATATCTTTAAGGGCTATTTGAAGCTCACCTGCATAATGTCCATACAATGACGTATCTATTATTATATCCCCTCTTTTAATATCAGGAGTATTAAATGGTAAAAATTCATGTTCTTTATATTTAACTCTGCTTTGAGTGGAACGTATAACATAGTCTGAAACATCACCTCTGTTAAAATGAGGTTCATTTAATACAATATCTTTTTCAATCTCTGGTATATTATTAGCAAGTTCTACCTTAAAGGTAAGCATATCTTTATCTATTTTACTTAATGCTTTAAGTTCTTCCTCTGAAGCAAAGGCATTAGCAATTATAACATCATCTATAAGGCCTGTTACAAATAAGTGCTTAGCTTGAGATTCTATATTCATCTCTCTATGCATTTCAAGAGTACATAGTCCCTCATTTAAAGGCCATGGTCCAAAAGTTGCGGCCTTGGAATTTATAAACGCTGAAGTTCTTATGCCTAAGTTTTTAAATTGTTTAGAACATTTTATAAAATGCTTATAATTTAAACCCGTATACCTATGGGGGTAAAAATTATGACACCCCATTAGTTTATCTACATTAGGTTTATAACTCATTATATTTTCTATGTATTTTGTACCATTGCTAATATTTAATTCTATAAATAAATCTTCATTGTTGTATGTCATAATTGACTCTTCATTTCCTGTAAAGCCCATATCTAGTCTTATACCATATACTCCCATTTCCTTAAAAAAAGATA from Clostridium sp. MB40-C1 includes these protein-coding regions:
- a CDS encoding polysaccharide deacetylase family protein, with protein sequence MSTKKSNKTLKIVQVALFAILIFCISNIAIAESKVIKVKSENKNLSKQINEIKNTNQKLNEENQKLQSSIDEKKSSYEEKMKDVKIAYLTFDDGPSKNTLDILKTLKEYNVKATFFVNGHEELTPLYKKIAEEGHALANHTYSHNYKTIYSSVNNFENDIKKLDKFLTQITGKEPTHVFRFPGGSNNTVSRKYGGKTIMKDIIKEMDKEGYVYFDWNVDSTDASAFRQNKDKIVSSVINQSKHTNKAVVLMHDLNPKTTTVQALPEIINGLKAQGFVFDVMSKNSPQTQFVKVNNVK
- a CDS encoding flavodoxin family protein, translating into MKAIVIFHSVCGNTYLMARNIYYNLRKNGADVEIFRVKDDDLVELSKKFPVVNDYLEEIVQVPIVSLDKVLESDYIFLGCPTYFGNVSAEMKAFMDSFSPLWKDASLFGKRLIAFTSCGNSEGSGDVCLKAINTFGQHLGMMSVPVPANLDNIKSSPAYGLIHYSGDMGDKRINEEEKKFIEEFIQLIINKSRVKAL
- a CDS encoding acetolactate synthase large subunit, whose translation is MKNQPEPENNEKQCNTAELMVKCLENEGVEYIFGIPGEENLTFMNALKNSTIRFVTTRHEQGASFMADVYGRLTGKPGVCLSTLGPGATNLMTGVADANLDGAPLVAITGQAGTDRMHVESHQYLDLVAMFAPVTKWNRQVVRPDTAPEIIRKGFKMASSEKPGAVHIDLPQNIAAMPAEGKPLKHGDLENGFASYSSIEKAAIAISRAKNPVILVGNGAIRANASTALLDMVNRLNIPVANTFMGKGVIPYTHPLSLWSIGLAQRDYVNRILEKVDLVIAVGYDIIEYAPKKWNPNGEIEIIHISSEKAEINKCYIPKVEVVGDIADSLYEITRRSSRQETPQYALEIKEKLVNEYESYKDDASFPMKPQKILYDLRQVMGEDDIVVSDVGAHKMWVARHYHCLKPNTCIISNGFASMGIAIPGAVGAKLVNPDKKVVAVTGDGGFMMNSQELETALRIGTPFVTLIFNDSNYGLIKWKQEEQFGECAFVDFTNPDFVKYAESMGLKGYRVNKAEELVPILKEALAQNVPAIIDCSVDYSENLKLSNELKKKELK
- the murQ gene encoding N-acetylmuramic acid 6-phosphate etherase translates to MNTEELSKLATEQINKDTTNIDSVSTLEMIEMINKEDKKVAEAVEKEKENIAKAVDAIAERLRRGGRLIYVGAGTSGRIGILDASECPPTYGVSDELVQGIIAGGNVAIFKAVEGAEDNKELGAKEISKKNLSNLDVVCGIAASGRTPYVIGAMEYGKKVGARVLSVTMSPNSEMANIAHIPITVLVGPEAVTGSTRMKCGTAQKMVLNMLSTGTMIKLGKVYNNLMVDVQTSNEKLGARAKRILKLTTDADDITIDKVLKATNNDVKLSIVVIKTDLEINKAKELLHKNCGYVKKCII
- a CDS encoding DUF871 domain-containing protein, with the translated sequence MKRLGISVYPGHASVEENIKYIELAAKYGFTRIFTCLLSVEGNKEKILSEFKETLRVAKNKNMQVVADVSPKVFKEIGISYSDLSFFKEMGVYGIRLDMGFTGNEESIMTYNNEDLFIELNISNGTKYIENIMSYKPNVDKLMGCHNFYPHRYTGLNYKHFIKCSKQFKNLGIRTSAFINSKAATFGPWPLNEGLCTLEMHREMNIESQAKHLFVTGLIDDVIIANAFASEEELKALSKIDKDMLTFKVELANNIPEIEKDIVLNEPHFNRGDVSDYVIRSTQSRVKYKEHEFLPFNTPDIKRGDIIIDTSLYGHYAGELQIALKDMKNFGRTNIVGNISGKDLFLLNYVEPWQKFKFTK